A genomic window from Carassius carassius chromosome 29, fCarCar2.1, whole genome shotgun sequence includes:
- the LOC132109871 gene encoding uncharacterized protein LOC132109871 — protein sequence MASSLRKPSATTNQRKRAGPKPDLTEEQRQEIKEAFDLFDTDGSGNIDVKELKVAMRALGFEPKKEEIKKMIADIDKEGSGVISFNDFLSMMTQKMSEKDSKEEILKAFRLFDDDCTGKISFKNLKRVAKELGENLTDEELQEMIDEADRDGDGEINEQEFLRIMKKTSLY from the exons ATG GCTTCAAGCTTGAGGAAACCCAGCGCCACCACGAACCAGCGGAAGAGAGCGGGTCCCAAACCAGACCTGACAGAGGAACAGAGGCAGGAGATCAAAGAAGCTTTCGATCTGTTTGACACAGACGGGTCTGGAAACATAGATGTAAAGGAACTGAAG GTTGCTATGCGTGCTCTGGGGTTTGAGCCGAAGAAAGAAGAGATAAAAAAGATGATTGCTGATATTGATAAAGAAGGATCAGGTGTAATCAGCTTTAATGATTTCCTTTCTATGATGACACAGAAAATG AGTGAGAAAGACTCCAAAGAAGAAATCCTGAAGGCTTTCAGGCTGTTTGACGATGACTGCACCGGTAAAATCTCTTTCAAAAATCTCAAGCGAGTGGCCAAAGAACTCGGGGAGAACCTCACGGATGAGGAATTACAG GAAATGATCGACGAGGCCGACAGAGATGGTGACGGAGAGATTAATGAGCAGGAGTTTCTACGGATAATGAAAAAGACCAGTCTGTACTGA